Below is a genomic region from Fusobacterium canifelinum.
ATTGTTCCTAGTCCACCATTTTTTGAAACATTTCCAGCTAGTTGATCCCAGCTAACTCCTACACCCATACCACCTTGCACTATTGGTTTTTCTATATAATATTTTCCTATTTTTATTCCTTTTAATTCTTTCATTTTTCCTCCTTAAATTTTACTTATTTATAGTTAAATTTCTAAACAAAAAGAAATTCAACAGGAGGCGCTCTTTCTGATTTTTTACTAAAATAATTTAAACTATAATTTGAAATTGTATCAATAAAATTTATATATAAAACTTTTGAAAACTTTATGATTTTTTTAAATTTTTCAATAATTTTTTCTCTAATATCATTTTCTACTGGTTCTATACAGTTATCTTCATAGAATTTTTCAACTTTTTCTATTAATTCATTGATATATGTTATATCTATTTTTTCAATAAATGATAAATCTAAATCAATTTTTAAATCAATTGTAGAGATATATTCATTTATAGTAGTTAATAAAACTTCTTTTTTTTCTAAAAATATTTTCTTGTTTTCTTTATAAAAGGAAAGTAGATTTTCAAGATTTATAATTTTATTTTGTTTTAAAATTTCATCTTTTTTACTAGCTAAACTTCCCATTAATTCACTAAAATTTCTTTTAATTCTTGAAATCATACAATTCCTCCTTTCAATAAAATAACATATGTTATATTATATCAGTATATTGAAAAATTGCAAGAATTATTTTTTATAAAAAAAAAACTATTGTAAATTAAGATTTTACAATAGCTTCTATAATATTTTTTTAATATTTTTAATTTATTTCACAATCAAAATGTTTCAATATAACTTGATAAATTAAATTTGCAATAAGCCTTGAAGTTCTATCATCATAGTCATATCTTGGACTGATTTCAGCAACTTCCAATGTTAAATTCTTTTTAGTTTTAGCAATAGTATTTAAAAGACCTATTGCTTGATTAGGCCAAATACCAAATGTTTGTGGTGCACTTACTCCTGGTGCACAAGTTATATGGAACACATCTGTACAAATAGTTAAATGTATATAATCATTTCTTTCCAATATTGGTTTTATATTTAGGTCACTCAATTTTAAAATATCTTCTGCTAAGTAATATGTTACTCCAAAACTTTTAGCTCTATCAAATAATCTTTTAGTATTTGAAAATCTTTGTATTCCTATAACATTATAATCAAATTTTATACCTTCTCTTTTACAATCATCAGCTATTTGATAAAACATTGTCCCAGAGTTCCCACCCTTATCATATTCTCTCATATCAAAATGTGCATCAAAGCTTATTATCCCAATCTTAGGATTTTTTGATTGAGTTTTTGCATAAGAAAAAATTCCATTATATGTCCCATAGGCTATATCATGTCCTCCACCCATACACACAACAAAGTAATCTTTTGATTTTAACTTAGCAACCACCTTTGCTAACTCTTGTTGAGCTTCTTCTAATTTTCCTCCTTTTACATCAATAGGGTCTTTTAAATCATAAAATTTTATACTTGTATCAAATATTGGAAAATTAGATAAGGCTGTCTTTAAATGTTTCCAACCATCAGCTGCTCCTAATCTCCCATTATTTCTTCTTATTCCTTCATTAGAATTATAGCTAACAAAACATACTTTTTTTCCAGTATAATCATCTGCCATTAATTCATCCAAACTTTTAACTTGTATAACTTGATGTATTCTTAATATATCGTTCTCATTACCATCTATACGACCATTCCAATTCATTTTTCCCCTTCTTTCTCTAACTTATGTTAATTAATTTTGTTGCTCCTAATTGTTTTTCAATTATAGTTTTCATTCCTATTAGTTTTCCAACCTGCATTTTTCTTACTATATCATAGTAAGTAGCAGAAGTGTCACATACTAAAATTTCTACTCCTCTGTCTTGTAATCTTTTTAAATAAAGACAACAATCTGAAATAGGTAAAGTTAAAAGAACCGCCTCATTAAACAGAATAATGCTTTTAGGTAAAAATTCTAATTCTGATAAAGTATAAATATATGTTTCTAACAATACTTTTCCAAGTTGCCTATCACTTCCAATTGAAAGTGAAGAACAAACAAAGCTAATATTATTAGCTTCTTCTAAAATTTTTGTGTCAAATATACCTTCTATTTCTGCAATAAAACAATTCTCTTTATGTAACATATATTTTCTCCAATTCTTTTATTAAATTACCATTCATTATATAATTTTAATTTTATTTTATCAAGAATTTTTATCTTTTATTTTTTCTATATATAAGAATATAATAACATAAATTTATAAAAAAATTACTAAAATTTCAAAAAATAATTGTTGACAAATTTTATAGATTATTATATACTTGTCCCAACATTAAGAAATACATTACTTAGAATAAATAACCATCCAGAGAAACTGAGGGACTGGCCCTATGATGTTTCAGCAACCTACTTAGATGTGTGGTGCTAATTCCAGAGAGATGGAGAGGTCAATTTTAATAAAAAAACCAATCCATACTCATTAAGGTATGGATTTTTTAAATAAGTAAAATTTATAGTAGAAAGCAGGGGAAAAATGATTACACTAGAAAATGTAAATAAAATTTATTCCAATGGTTTGCATGCTGTAAAAGATGTTAATTTAAAAGTTAATGAAGGGGATATTTTTGGAATTATCGGTTTAAGTGGTGCTGGAAAATCTTCTCTCATAAGACTTATTAACAGACTTGAAGAGCCTACAAGTGGAAAAATTTTTATTAATTGGGAAGATATTTTAAGTCTTAACAAAACTGAACTTTTAGAAAGAAGAAAGAAAATAGGAATGATATTCCAACATTTCAATTTACTTTCATCAAGAACAGTTGAAGAGAATGTTGCTTTTGCATTAGAAATTGCAAATTGGAATAAAAGAGATATAGGAAAAAGAGTTGCTGAACTTTTAGAAATAGTTGGACTATCTGATAAGGCAAAATATTATCCTAGCCAATTAAGTGGTGGACAAAAGCAAAGAGTTTCAATAGCAAGAGCTTTAGCAAACAATCCAGATATTTTACTATCAGATGAAGCTACTTCAGCACTTGATCCTAAAACAACTAAATCTATTTTGGAACTTATTAAAGAAATACAACAAAAGTTTTCATTAACTGTTCTTATGATAACTCACCAAATGGAAGTTGTTAAAGAAATTTGTAACAAGGTTGCAATAATGTCAGATGGAAAAATAGTTGAGCAAGGTGGTGTACACCATATATTTGCTGAACCTAAAAATGAGATTACAAAAGAATTAATTTCTTATGTACATCAACAAACTGATACAGAATTAAACTATTTACACCATAAGGGCAAAAAGATAGTTAAAGTTAAATTTATAGGAACATCTGTTCAAGAACCAATTATTTCAAAAGTTATAAAAGAATATGGAATTGATATAAGTGTTCTTGGTGGAACTATTGATAAACTTGCAACAATGAACATAGGACATTTATATCTTGAACTTGAAGGTGATTTAAATGCACAATCAAAAGCAATAGAGCTTATGCAAACTATGGATGTTATAGTGGAGGTGATATATAATGGAGATTAGTTCTTTAATTGAGCCTCTATTTGAAAACTTTGAAAATTCTATTGTAAGTATGCTTGCAGTTTCAACAGTTGAAACTATATATATGGTGTTTCTTTCAACAGTATTTTCATTGTTACTTGGATTTCCAATAGGTGTGTTACTTGTTATAACAAAAGAAGGTGGCATATATGAAATGAAAAAATTTAATGCTATCTTAGGTGTTATAATAAATGCTTTAAGATCATTTCCTTTCATTATCTTGATGATACTTTTATTCCCATTATCAAGATTTGTGGTTGGTTCAACAATAGGTGCAACAGCAGCTGT
It encodes:
- a CDS encoding methionine ABC transporter ATP-binding protein codes for the protein MITLENVNKIYSNGLHAVKDVNLKVNEGDIFGIIGLSGAGKSSLIRLINRLEEPTSGKIFINWEDILSLNKTELLERRKKIGMIFQHFNLLSSRTVEENVAFALEIANWNKRDIGKRVAELLEIVGLSDKAKYYPSQLSGGQKQRVSIARALANNPDILLSDEATSALDPKTTKSILELIKEIQQKFSLTVLMITHQMEVVKEICNKVAIMSDGKIVEQGGVHHIFAEPKNEITKELISYVHQQTDTELNYLHHKGKKIVKVKFIGTSVQEPIISKVIKEYGIDISVLGGTIDKLATMNIGHLYLELEGDLNAQSKAIELMQTMDVIVEVIYNGD
- the hutG gene encoding formimidoylglutamase — translated: MNWNGRIDGNENDILRIHQVIQVKSLDELMADDYTGKKVCFVSYNSNEGIRRNNGRLGAADGWKHLKTALSNFPIFDTSIKFYDLKDPIDVKGGKLEEAQQELAKVVAKLKSKDYFVVCMGGGHDIAYGTYNGIFSYAKTQSKNPKIGIISFDAHFDMREYDKGGNSGTMFYQIADDCKREGIKFDYNVIGIQRFSNTKRLFDRAKSFGVTYYLAEDILKLSDLNIKPILERNDYIHLTICTDVFHITCAPGVSAPQTFGIWPNQAIGLLNTIAKTKKNLTLEVAEISPRYDYDDRTSRLIANLIYQVILKHFDCEIN